One genomic region from Fictibacillus marinisediminis encodes:
- a CDS encoding MDR/zinc-dependent alcohol dehydrogenase-like family protein produces MKTVAEQETKNVSIPKTMKAVVAYAPGDYRFETVPVPEIGEGEILVKVEACGICAGDLKAFDGAPSFWGDEKQPAYIKAPMIPGHEFIGHVVGLGEGVTGFELGERVISEQIVPCWDCRFCNRGQYWMCEKHDLYGFQNNVNGAMAEYMKFTKEAINYKVPEDLPIEKAILIEPYACSFHAVQRAQIQLGDVVVLAGAGTLGLGMIGAIKKSGPGKLIVLDLFEERLELAKKFGADMVLNPAKDDVDAIVKELTDGYGCDIYIEATGAQKSVEQGLTMIRKLGRFVEFSVFKEPVTVDWSIISDRKELDVLGSHLGPYCYEHVIKGISNGDLPTDGVVTHTLPLEEFEKGFQLVKNGAESLKVVLDPNL; encoded by the coding sequence ATGAAGACGGTTGCTGAACAAGAGACGAAGAATGTGAGTATTCCGAAGACCATGAAGGCGGTTGTAGCATATGCGCCAGGAGATTACCGGTTTGAAACGGTTCCTGTTCCTGAGATCGGAGAAGGTGAGATTCTTGTAAAAGTGGAAGCGTGCGGAATTTGTGCCGGAGATTTAAAAGCGTTTGACGGTGCACCAAGCTTCTGGGGAGATGAAAAGCAGCCTGCCTATATTAAAGCTCCAATGATTCCTGGCCATGAATTTATCGGTCATGTAGTTGGTCTGGGTGAAGGGGTAACCGGGTTTGAGCTGGGCGAACGTGTGATTTCGGAACAGATCGTTCCTTGCTGGGATTGCCGCTTCTGTAATCGCGGACAATACTGGATGTGTGAAAAGCATGATCTCTACGGGTTTCAGAATAATGTAAACGGTGCCATGGCAGAATACATGAAATTTACGAAGGAAGCCATCAATTATAAAGTGCCTGAGGACCTCCCGATTGAAAAAGCTATCTTGATCGAACCGTATGCATGTTCTTTCCATGCTGTACAGCGTGCACAGATTCAGCTTGGTGATGTGGTAGTTCTTGCAGGGGCGGGAACACTTGGTCTTGGGATGATTGGTGCCATAAAGAAATCAGGCCCTGGGAAACTAATCGTGCTTGACCTTTTCGAAGAGCGTTTAGAGCTTGCCAAAAAGTTCGGAGCAGACATGGTGCTCAACCCGGCAAAGGATGACGTGGATGCCATTGTCAAAGAATTAACGGACGGTTATGGCTGTGACATTTATATTGAAGCAACAGGTGCACAGAAGTCGGTGGAGCAAGGACTGACCATGATCCGCAAGCTTGGACGTTTCGTAGAGTTTAGCGTATTTAAAGAGCCGGTAACAGTAGACTGGAGCATCATCAGTGATCGCAAAGAACTGGATGTGCTTGGTTCCCACCTCGGTCCATACTGCTACGAGCATGTGATTAAAGGAATATCCAACGGCGACCTTCCGACAGACGGTGTCGTGACGCATACACTGCCGCTGGAAGAATTCGAAAAGGGCTTCCAGCTTGTGAAAAACGGGGCAGAGTCCTTGAAGGTTGTGCTTGATCCGAATCTATAA
- a CDS encoding DeoR/GlpR family DNA-binding transcription regulator, translating into MFVPERRKAILDRLNESQRVSIKELAQEIQVSEATLRTDLTRMEEEGLLKRTHGGAVLAESNDNETSFSIREKKNKTEKSVIAKEAAALIENGQCIMLDASSTALELARVLKEKQIRLTVVTSGINTALELNEHPDITVILLGGIVKRGSHSLEGTLGVNILSQINIDLLFTSANGFSIESGLTDFSVYEVELKKAMVKASKKVVALLDHSKLHKNSIASFAALDDLDIIITDSSDAESDKSALEQHGVELITVETE; encoded by the coding sequence ATGTTTGTGCCAGAACGACGCAAAGCCATACTTGATAGATTGAATGAAAGCCAGAGAGTCTCCATCAAAGAACTTGCCCAAGAGATTCAAGTATCTGAAGCCACCCTCCGCACAGATCTAACACGCATGGAAGAAGAGGGACTGCTGAAACGGACCCATGGCGGTGCTGTCTTGGCAGAGTCAAATGACAATGAGACAAGCTTTTCCATCCGTGAAAAGAAAAACAAAACCGAAAAGTCAGTGATCGCCAAAGAGGCCGCCGCATTGATCGAAAACGGACAGTGCATCATGCTCGATGCCAGCTCCACCGCCCTCGAACTTGCCCGTGTCTTGAAGGAAAAGCAAATCAGGCTCACTGTTGTGACCAGCGGAATCAACACCGCTCTCGAGCTGAATGAACATCCGGACATTACCGTCATCTTATTGGGCGGCATCGTAAAACGAGGATCGCACTCCCTCGAAGGAACACTCGGGGTCAACATTCTAAGCCAGATTAATATTGATCTGCTGTTTACCTCAGCCAACGGGTTCTCCATTGAATCGGGACTTACCGATTTCAGCGTCTATGAAGTCGAGCTGAAGAAAGCGATGGTAAAGGCAAGCAAGAAAGTAGTAGCCTTGCTCGATCACTCCAAATTACACAAGAACTCCATCGCATCCTTCGCCGCTCTCGATGACCTTGACATCATCATTACAGACAGCAGTGATGCCGAAAGCGATAAATCCGCTCTCGAGCAGCATGGTGTTGAATTGATAACGGTGGAAACGGAATAA
- a CDS encoding SDR family NAD(P)-dependent oxidoreductase, with amino-acid sequence MDYQQLFSLKGKTALVTGGGRGLGKAMAEALAQAGANVVIADMDEGTAKQSAEELKAHQVKTLGLKLDVTLEDEVKSCINEIVSDFGAIDILVNNAGICQKITVEEQSLEDWKKTMDVNVNGVFLLSKYAGKVMKENGGGSVINVASMSSFIANTEAQCAYNASKAAVAMMTKCLASEWAPYNIRVNAIAPGYMKTEMTKPIFAPGGELAHVLDLVPMKRLGEPHELGGLAIYLASDASTFATGSTFIVDGGYTIW; translated from the coding sequence ATGGACTATCAGCAGCTTTTTAGTTTAAAAGGGAAGACAGCTCTTGTTACAGGCGGAGGAAGAGGATTGGGGAAAGCGATGGCTGAAGCGCTCGCGCAGGCAGGCGCGAACGTAGTGATCGCCGATATGGACGAGGGCACGGCAAAGCAGAGTGCTGAAGAACTCAAAGCTCATCAGGTAAAAACGCTGGGTCTTAAACTGGATGTGACCCTAGAGGATGAAGTGAAAAGCTGTATCAACGAAATTGTAAGCGATTTCGGTGCCATCGATATTCTTGTTAACAACGCGGGAATCTGCCAGAAGATCACGGTGGAAGAACAGAGTTTAGAAGATTGGAAGAAAACAATGGACGTGAACGTGAATGGTGTCTTTCTGCTTTCTAAATATGCGGGAAAGGTTATGAAAGAAAATGGAGGAGGCTCGGTTATTAATGTTGCTTCCATGTCGAGTTTTATCGCCAACACAGAAGCGCAGTGCGCGTACAATGCTTCAAAAGCGGCAGTAGCCATGATGACAAAGTGTCTTGCCTCTGAGTGGGCGCCTTATAATATCCGGGTGAACGCCATCGCGCCAGGCTATATGAAAACGGAGATGACGAAGCCAATCTTTGCGCCGGGAGGGGAACTCGCGCATGTGCTTGATCTTGTACCGATGAAGAGGCTGGGAGAACCGCATGAACTTGGCGGGTTAGCGATCTATTTGGCATCGGACGCTTCCACCTTTGCAACCGGATCGACCTTTATTGTCGATGGAGGTTATACCATTTGGTAA